One genomic segment of Drosophila melanogaster chromosome 3L includes these proteins:
- the Pus7 gene encoding pseudouridine synthase 7 yields MGKDRGRGRRNNHSGPYNKSNWRGQKKDRPQNNGGGQRNSAPQQKSTLLETQVGITEFTNPEAPGFTGILKSRFSDFHVNEIDSNGKVLELNDLSVPKVAIVAVAENELDNWRKELEAVIGPEVWQDIANLAKAKNDPAIEQKVEIDVTTLDKEQRTQVHQMIKQLYKGKLLSTTIGQQQAKPKVQEEASLENKDAAEGETSTQKDSQVPAEEKKTIKVFKPKPGRGDKRWSFPADYVTFLVHKTNLVTSDVASTLAARLNLRPSQVNYSGIKDKRAKTTQKFSVKRRTPESILVAARSQRNVHIGNFGFESNTLKLGDLQGNRFRIALRHIAKEKREEIEQALQSLKERGFINYYGLQRFGNSASVPTYEVGVALLKHDYKLACELILKPRDSDVEFLRPIREEWWKNRDSAAAAAQIYGEKFIEKKLLDGLARFGESDYSSALRQIPRNMLMLYPHAYQSLIFNRIASRRIKEFGLKLIPGDLVYVEQDQSEASEEQAQQGEALEEQKEEEPNDEPLEVPEGDEAIEEESIFKRKVRPLTAEDIASGKYKLCDVVLPLPGHDITYPSNECGAWYEEMLAEVGLSSDQLKHKEKTYALAGAYRKMIISSSDLKWSFRMYNTPEDTLIASDWELLKNIPVAPEPAEAEANYMALLLEFSLPTAAYATMFLRELLKQDTSSASQTQLEKQAMAKEDNEKKAVGTQEEQMEVVKEVADEDGQETEQAETQGAEEAV; encoded by the exons CTGATTTTCACGTGAACGAGATTGATAGCAATGGAAAGGTTCTGGAACTGAACGATCTCAGTGTGCCTAAAGTGGCTATTGTGG CTGTGGCCGAAAACGAACTGGACAACTGGCGGAAAGAACTGGAGGCAGTAATCGGCCCGGAAGTTTGGCAGGATATAGCCAATCTGGCTAAGGCCAAAAACGATCCCGCGATCGAGCAAAAGGTGGAGATTGATGTGACCACTCTGGATAAGGAGCAGCGAACACAAGTCCACCAGATGATAAAACAGCTTTACAAGGGCAAGCTACTGTCCACAACCATTGGACAGCAGCAGGCTAAGCCGAAGGTCCAGGAGGAGGCATCTTTGGAAAATAAGGATGCGGCTGAAGGTGAAACCTCAACCCAGAAAGACTCACAGGTGCCGGCAGAGGAGAAGAAGACtataaaagtatttaaacCAAAGCCAGGACGCG GTGACAAACGCTGGAGCTTTCCGGCGGATTACGTGACCTTCCTGGTGCACAAAACCAATTTGGTTACCAGCGATGTGGCCTCTACTTTAGCAGCGCGACTGAA CTTACGACCATCGCAGGTGAACTACAGCGGCATCAAGGACAAGCGGGCCAAAACCACCCAGAAGTTCTCCGTCAAGCGTCGTACACCAGAGAGCATTTTGGTTGCAGCTCGCTCCCAACGGAATGTTCATATCGGCAACTTTGGATTCGAATCCAATACACTGAAGCTAGGCGATTTGCAGGGCAATCGTTTTCGTATTGCCTTGCGACACATTGCCAAGGAGAAGCGAGAAGAAATCGAGCAGGCACTGCAATCATTGAAGGAACGCGGCTTCATCAACTACTATGGCTTGCAGCGGTTCGGCAACAGCGCCAGTGTCCCAACCTATGAGGTGGGTGTTGCTCTGCTCAAGCACGATTACAAACTGGCCTGCGAACTGATCCTGAAACCCCGGGACTCGGATGTGGAGTTTTTGCGTCCCATACGCGAGGAGTGGTGGAAAAATCGCGACTCCGCGGCGGCAGCTGCACAGATCTACGGCGAAAAGTTCATCGAAAAGAAGCTGCTGGACGGCTTGGCCAGATTTGGTGAATCAGATTACTCATCAGCTCTGCGGCAGATACCACGCAACATGCTCATGCTATATCCACATGCTTACCAAAGCCTGATCTTCAACAGGATAGCGTCTAGACGAATTAAGGAGTTCGGCTTGAAATTGATACCCGGGGATTTGGTTTATGTGGAGCAGGATCAGTCGGAAGCCTCGGAAGAGCAGGCGCAGCAGGGCGAGGCCTTGGAAGAGCAAAAAGAAGAGGAGCCTAACGATGAACCTCTGGAAGTCCCCGAAGGGGATGAAGCCATCGAAGAGGAGTCGATTTTCAAGCGAAAGGTTCGCCCGCTCACAGCAGAAGACATCGCTAGCGGCAAGTACAAACTTTGCGATGTGGTCCTTCCCCTGCCTGGACACGACATCACCTATCCCAGCAACGAGTGCGGCGCGTGGTACGAGGAAATGCTCGCCGAAGTGGGTCTTTCCTCGGATCAACTGAAGCACAAGGAGAAGACATACGCATTGGCTGGCGCCTACCGCAAGATGATCATATCGTCCAGTGATCTCAAGTGGAGCTTTAGAATGTACAATACGCCGGAGGATACACTTATCGCCTCCGACTGGGAGCTATTGAAGAACATTCCGGTTGCACCAGAACCAGCTGAAGCTGAGGCCAATTACATGGCACTCCTGCTGGAGTTCTCGCTGCCCACGGCTGCCTATGCCACCATGTTTTTGCGAGAACTCTTAAAGCAGGACACATCGTCAGCATCGCAAACGCAGTTGGAGAAACAGGCAATGGCTAAGGAGGACAATGAAAAGAAGGCGGTAGGAACCCAGGAGGAACAAATGGAGGTGGTAAAGGAGGTGGCCGACGAGGATGGGCAGGAAACTGAGCAGGCGGAAACTCAGGGGGCCGAGGAGGCGGTGTAG